From Drosophila virilis strain 15010-1051.87 chromosome X, Dvir_AGI_RSII-ME, whole genome shotgun sequence, the proteins below share one genomic window:
- the Tak1 gene encoding mitogen-activated protein kinase kinase kinase 7, whose product MAAASPDAQLAANVDFSEITLGEKVGHGSYGVVCKAIWRNQLVAVKEFFASAEQKDIEKEVKQLSRVKHPNIIALHGISSAQQATYLIMEYAEGGSLHNFLHGKVKPAYSLAHAMSWARQCAEGVAYLHGMAPKPLIHRDLKPLNLLLTNKGRNLKICDFGTVADKSTMMTNNRGSAAWMAPEVFEGSKYTEKCDIFSWAIVLWEVLSRKQPFKDIDNAYTIQWKIYKGERPPLLDNCPRHIEQLMTACWKTAPEDRPSMNYIVGVMNEIIKDYVGADKPLEYAFVNQQIVTKESDGTVAAQYDGQSYSSSDMSLASTQLTPTNVQGTATEIATGTGSGTSSSNNEYTSSERTPTNSGQLDNNGLFHMSSSNRWDAIPEEESGESQNDSFNLTSSAEASKRLETIRNGMMQMANRIMEQLTLDVEPNGFDSHRSESSRSSSHAKTDGRERLTVTDTKPAIMTSSSSSNNSNSNNTTDLTNNNNNNQNNNSNNNEIYLSNGLLSHAPNANDPNDCVDADLDVDADADVDAGCGCTEQSLAEILDPELQPEPPIPNNVESQAIYRDHRHMAKEYLSVDTNLYYAQDFKEKLILQMDRFEREQKQELLRKIKDKEGLQSLYNNLQQQWEKLPAARQANTHVRQQPTGVGNSQELAGGIAGGDTVENDGWVVIAPHHNT is encoded by the exons aTGGCCGCCGCGTCGCCAGATGCACAGCTGGCTGCCAATGTGGACTTCAGCGAAATCACGCTCGGCGAG AAAGTCGGCCATGGATCATACGGTGTTGTATGCAAGGCTATCTGGCGCAATCAGTTGGTGGCCGTCAAAGAGTTCTTTGCCAGCGCCGAACAGAAGGACATTGAGAAGGAGGTCAAACAGCTGTCGCGTGTTAAGCATCCAAACATTATTGCACTGCACGGCATCTCCTCGGCTCAGCAGGCCACATATCTGATCATGGAGTATGCCGAGGGCGGTTCCCTGCACAATTTTCTGCATGGCAAAGTGAAGCCCGCCTACAGCTTGGCGCACGCCATGAGCTGGGCACGCCAATGTGCGGAG GGTGTTGCCTACCTGCATGGAATGGCACCCAAGCCACTCATACATCGCGATCTTAAGCCGCTCAACTTGCTGTTGACCAACAAGGGTCGCAATTTGAAGATTTGTGACTTTGGCACTGTAGCTGACAAGTCCACCATGATGACAAACAATCGCGGCAGCGCTGCTTGGATGGCGCCCGAG GTGTTTGAGGGCTCCAAATACACGGAGAAGTGCGACATCTTTAGCTGGGCCATTGTTCTGTGGGAGGTGTTGTCACGCAAGCAGCCCTTCAAGGATATTGACAATGCCTATACCATACAGTGGAAGATATACAAGG GTGAGCGACCGCCACTGCTGGACAACTGTCCCAGGCACATTGAGCAACTAATGACAGCATGCTGGAAAACGGCGCCCGAGGATCGACCCTCAATGAACTATATTGTGGGTGTAATGAATGAGATTATCAAAGACTATGTTGGCGCCGATAAGCCGCTAGAATACGCGTTTGTCAACCAACAG ATTGTGACCAAAGAGAGCGACGGCACGGTAGCCGCTCAATATGATGGCCAAAGTTACAGCTCCAGTGATATGAGCCTCGCGTCCACACAGCTGACGCCCACCAATGTGCAAGGCACTGCGACTGAGATTGCAACTGGCACTGGCAGTGGCACTAGCTCCAGTAACAACGAATATACCTCATCAGAAAGAACGCCCACCAATTCGGGCCAACTTGACAATAATGGGCTGTTCCAtatgagcagcagcaatcgcTGGGATGCCATACCCGAGGAGGAAAGCGGCGAGAGCCAAAATGATAGCTTTAATTTAACATCATCCGCAGAGGCATCAAAGCGTTTGGAAACCATACGCAACGGCATGATGCAAATGGCCAATAGGATTATGGAGCAACTCACACTGGATGTTGAGCCG AATGGTTTTGATTCGCATCGCAGCgagagcagccgcagcagttCGCATG CCAAAACTGATGGTCGGGAACGTCTGACAGTGACGGATACGAAGCCGGCAATCatgaccagcagcagcagcagcaacaacagcaacagcaacaacaccacaGACCTcactaataacaataataacaaccagaacaataattcaaataacaaCGAAATCTATTTGTCGAATGGACTGCTTAGCCACGCCCCTAACGCTAATGATCCAAACGATTGCGTCGATGCCGATTTGGATGTGGACGCAGATGCGGATGTAGATGCCGGCTGTGGTTGCACAGAGCAATCATTGGCCGAGATCTTGGATCCGGAACTGCAGCCAGAGCCACCCATACCGAACAATGTTGAATCGCAGGCAATCTATCGCGATCATCGCCACATGGCCAAGGAGTATCTGAGCGTGGACACGAACCTCTACTATGCGCAGGACTTTAAGGAGAAGCTGATATTGCAAATGGATCGCTTCGAGCGTGAACAAAAACAGGAGCTCTTGCGCAAAATCAAAGACAAg GAGGGCCTGCAAAGCCTCTACAAtaatctgcagcagcagtgggAGAAGCTGCCAGCCGCACGCCAAGCAAACACTCATGTGCGCCAACAGCCGACGGGGGTCGGCAACAGCCAAGAACTGGCAGGTGGCATCGCCGGCGGCGACACCGTGGAGAATGATGGTTGGGTCGTTATAGCCCCGCATCATAACACATAG